agagagaacgggagaGAAAGatttgaaggggaactccaccagtatttcaaattttctgcataattaaatggttaatgtGTCAACAAGTCATTAAGAGTGGTTTCCCGTAAGATTCCTAAATCCCGAAAAAGTTatttgttcatagtggtggtaataggaaccagatatctgaagagtttaacaccTCACAAGTTACCTCAAAGAAAGTTAGTACatggaatggttatgaatacactgtctgATGTCTAGCTTTGTGATCAAATTAgttctaaaacatattttaataagtTTATTTTAATCAATGTATGGTGGAATGATAAAAGAAttgtgttgtaaggcaaaacagtccccaaagtaACCGTATTAAACTTTCACATcaggacatctggttcctatcatcactacTGTAAACAAATCGAAGTTTCTCCAGAAATGAATTATTACACATCCTCACATCAAACATTTCAATGTTTATATTTCAACCAGAAATTTTGGTTGAAAATTtacagtggaattccccttcaactGTACACACTTTACTACATAATTGCGGCCGTATTCCACTAGAGGGGGGTATTGAATAACTTTAGTGTTGTTAGACTTTGAAGAAGAGTCCGAATTGAGCTTGGACGTCACTGTGATGTAAACTACACTAGACTCGGTTAAGACTTGACagttaattatttttgtttttacagtgtacatatATGATGCTTAATGTGGATTTTACTATCACATACAGCAatcagaaataataataataagccatGAAAAACAAGTCTTACTTTTCAACCATGGTGGTCTCTGTTGTGTCCACAAAGACAGAGTCAGGCAACTGCACCTGAAAATGTCAGACAGACAATGATCATGAATGAGTTATTCATGCTTATTCATTTAAACTTATTACATATGTCTCtgtgtccactgtgtctttGTTTATACTGAAGAATCCTAACATCTTCCTCACTTAAGTTACTGCCTAATGTTGGAAAAATGAGTAACTGAGCTTCAGGgcagcaaaaaacaaactaaaaaagaTTAATGAGTTCATGCAGCAACAGCAAACCATAACATAAGACAGCTATAAAGAGAGCATGATGTAAATCCTACAAAAAACTGAATCTATTTTTGGCGCAAGTTTTAAGGAAGTGACTCAAGGCCCAGCCTTATTGTAATGCTTGTCTCCATAAGCAGTGGGTGGTGTGCATAAAGTTCACTCACATTTTCATAGTCATCGTCATCAGAGTCTTCATTGCCGTTCTGTAATTTGACTCTCCTTTTCAAGGGGTTCTCCTCCACGGAGGATCGAAAACTTTGGCCATCAGGGGATGATCTTCTGAGAGGAAAGTGATGTGAAAATGTACACCTTCATGTGTTTGCTTACAAACGTCTAAAGCTTCATTAGCTTCTGCTATTCTGCTATTGGCTCTCTCAATTAACCAATTACTCATCATTTTCACAAACAGTGAAAGAGATAAAGCAGCATAATAAAGTATTCAATCTACTAATAAATCTTCTTACCACAGTATTGACAATGTAAGAACAAAGCATCTATGACAATGCTCAAGATATAAAGTCAATATTTTGGATTTATCTtgcttgttatttttttccaagcaccttatgtgtgtgtgcttttatcAGAAGAGTCATAGTTCATTTGGACATTACTATTTTCCAACTTCTGTTTGTCTGGAATCAAACAggttgttttattattgtgcctttaaagcTAATATCTGTAAATGATCTGTTAAAATTGGCAGCCGGACAAACATACAAACTGTACCatttgcttcctgacagccaggaacagTATGACATTTGATTGTGTTCCAACAAATTCCACTACAATAACTACAGACTATCTGCATTAACAACACTCCACTTCAGCATGAATAGACATTTGCTAAAAGCCTGAATGTGTGctcatatgtaaatgtattcaaagttatgacatcacaaccatgataaaattaaaataagcttttttttGCTGCTTCATTTCAATGTACAGTTTGAGTGAGAATGACCCAACTGGGGAGAGGAGTGAGTTTTGAAAGTAACAATTTATACATAACACAACCTTTCATCTAAAAACAGCAAGGAAAAATCTTCTAGCTCAAACTAAAAAGATGAATGGAAGAGGACACCTACTGGAGAGATGGCCGAATGGATTTGGGCTTGATCCCTGGTGGAGGAGGTTTGGGTATCATGAGAGGAGACTTATTGGCTGTCGTTGTGGAAGAGTTGGGCTTTCTTTCCTCTGCTGACTTGCTCCCTTGGGAGAGGTTGTGCATGCTGAGCAGCCTTGGTTTTTCTCCAGTGTTCAAAACTACTTTCTTTTCCAGGTCATGACAGATGGGAAGAGTAGACGGAACTTTGATGACCACAGAGGAAGCAGGTTTCTTGTCACATGCGGGAAGGGTTGATATGGACTTTTTGAGGATTGCAGGTGGGGGTGCTGGCAGAGAGGGATTCAGTGAGCCTCCTGTGGCCCTGTTCAGGAATTGTTTGGGAGAGTGGGATGGATTTGGTGGCAGTGGGGGTGGGCCTTTGTTTATAGAGTCTAAGTGCATAGAAGGGCCTGGCACTATGACTGGGAATTTCTTGGGGTATGGGCATGGGGGGGTCTTGTTGGGTGGAGGGGGCAGTGGAGGTGGAGGTCCTTTACGGTGGGAGTTGGGAGTGCAGACATCTCTATCCTGGTGTGGGACAGGCGGCGGAGGGTAAGATGGAGGTGGTACTGTCGACCGGCCTGGAAAAGCCagattaattacatttagtAATTTAATGTGAGGATAACCATACATAAAGAGGGTATTGGCATAGGTAATATACAACTGCTACCTGGTGAGCCATCAGGTTTAAGATAATCCTCATCATCACTGTCTTCATCTTGTGATATTTCATCTAAAAGGTAAAAACATAAGTTCAGGTATTAATACAAGATCCATAGAGGTCATTGCCATTAAAGGATGACAACTTTAGGCTGCAATTTCGAACTTTCTACCAAGTACAGTACTGTCAGAGACTTTTGTTTATTCGAAATATGATTTCACCACCCTTTCTCTTTATAATatcttctattcttttcaggagatttgctGGGTATAtttacagggatatttttccactccTCTAAAGTTCAGCTTTAGAAGCTGGCTGTACTTTCTGCCTCTCaagatccaaataatcccaaacacattgaacaatgttgagatctggactctggggtggttctttgtttgatttgcacattttcctctttttggctatttccttttctcagtaagggcttcttgataGCTACACTTCCTtccagactcatagtgttgagtttctcctcacagtggaaggatggacagaaataacTGTGAATTTTTTCATATCGGAAGTAAGAGTGGAGTATGTTTTTTCTGATGGTGACAATGTTGGTGATCCaacaggtcttgcatggttgttaagaatcccattttctctgtatttttaattcatcttttaaactccagttttagaaagtccagtgttttcacttatttttctcttctttataCAAGTGGATTACCTCATATCTTAACCTCTTGaacaatgaataacttgtacttaactacggccatttttactgtaaaactaaGTAAATACATGGTGGCCTCTGGCcattgcacagtactgtgtaatttTATGCATCTAATGGGAAATGGCAGCTGTAAGACACACCCTACCGTCTTCATGGTGATCTGGGACACTGGTGACTTCCAGAGGGCTCTCAATTGGTCCATAGAAACTCTCAGCATCAGACTCAGATTCACTAGAATTAAAAAGAATTTTGTATTAATCTATTGATTACTATTTCCACTCTATTTCCACTTCCACTCAATCAAAACCACCATGGAACATAGACAGACTGGGAATGGCTCAGTAACATGCTCAAGGCCTGTTTATCTGAAAAGGGAAGTGGTCACAGCTGATGGTATGAGAAACTCCAAGAAAAAAGAGAATACATCTCTACTTCTGTAAAAAGAGTAATTAAAAGCAAGcttgacattttctttttataaatGTAGAGCTACAACTAAGAAAGTCCCAGGATTTACAAAACCCAACAAGATGTATTGCAACACTGTACACTGAAGAAAATGAACCAATGCACTGAAGATAGTTGAaattacatgcttcaaatatGGGTCCgcacaaataaaatgttacattaacttaaatGAATTAAGGACGTACACAGTAATCATGCTaatattacatacatttaaaagtacatttaaagcaACCGTCGAATAACCTTTTTTCAGTGGGGGTTGTTTGACTTACTGAAAATATGctgacattaaataaattaactgTGTTGTCTTTAAGTAGCTGGTTTGTGTAAATTAAACAGAAGTTAATGAAGGTGCACTTGAATGATTGAAAGAAAATAGCAAATGTTGATCTAAAGAGAATTCCATTCCAATAAGATCCAAATAAATTGTGattaaatatttcaattttgctcattttgggTGAattcagagtcattcagagtgaccAAAACTAAAGCCATGCAATTGATTTCACATTAAAAGAGAGCAGcaattttttattcaaataaaaaagtaacagaaaatgaatgtaaaatgtgttttatgtcaaGCACAAACAGGTTAAAAGCCTAGATCAATCTAATATCTGAAAGTCTTTCTTAACAGTTCAGGTCTTAATCGTAGTCAATATCTTGCTTTTGCTCACATGACCAGTCACGTGATTAGGTGTATTATACATGAAAGTAAAACAGCAGAAGCTCTAATCCACCCTTTAAAGAAGGAAGAAGAGTTACCTGGCATCAAGGTAGTCTTTCTTGTCATTATAGTGGTCAATCTCTTTCCTCAGATGACGCATCCATTTCTGTTGAAGGTGAGAGATGCAGGTTTTTGTACACTTATGGGACATGCAAATacaacatacagtcatatgcaaatgtttgaacaccctgGGTCAAATCAtatgttttgattttgattttctaagtggaagtATATTAACACCCtccacagggaacaaacttaaatatgacatttttccacaaaaacataaaatacacatgCCTGTGCAACAGTTAtgacatattttacatattatatgttaatattttcCCATATTTAAATGTCACAAACACCAAATGGGCAATAaatccctgtagaggatgtgtattaattttcacttagaaaatcaaccaaaccaacattatgcaaacatttgacCAAATGTTACTGTTCATGCAAAGAAGCTCATTTATGACTTTCTTAAAGGAGCCCAAAAAATTGAGTATAGCAATTTTTCTATACAATTATCCGTCACTGTCATATTAAAACCTTCTAATTCCATTTTTtctacaattatttatttttaacagaagTCACTCTTTACGATGTTGACATTTCATGCCAAATAGATggattaaaatgctttttttcctcctatAAAGTCACCATTTCGTCAATATGCGGTTCTGCGATACAACAATATGGACAACAATATGTAACATTACTGTCAACATGTGTTCCATGACAGATCTACCAGAAAGTCCTCCTCCTGTCTAGACAGCCCTGATGAtgtgtgtaatatttagtaAGAGTTTCACCCTTCTCTCGTCCTCGCTGGCTGCTGAGAAATACCACGTGCGGTGTCTCTTACTGAAGTGCACAATCTTGAATGGGAATACGTTGCTGGACGTGGTCTCCTCTGCTGCCCGCATCACCCTATCAACCAAACATGACATTATTGAAAAGCTGCATGAAGTGGCTGTAACTGCATGAAGTTTATCTGCAACTGTATCAGTCAAAATGTCCACTGAGTGCAAATTACTTTTCagtgtcaaaaaacaaacaaataaaaaaaagaaaacatacatttaacaaaaaaatctgataaaagCCACTTTCAATCTTTTTGGgtcttctttcagtttttaaaataaattgtcaGGGATATTCCTCCACatgtccaaagttcagtcttagaagttggctgcattttctgcctctGTATCCAGCATaatgccaaacacattcagtgatgttgagatcaggactctggGGTGATCCGTACATTGCACTATTGCTTGATTAAcaaatttccttcttttttttatttattttcattttctcagtaagagtttcttgacatctacacatcctttcagacccatagtgctgagttctctcagtggaagaatggacagaaaaaacagatctgaagtaagagtggagactgattatctcctctctctcaaagatgaaagctttaaatgctgcttatctgatggggacagtgttggtggtctaccagcgCTCACATCACTTAGGAAGTTGTTATCTAAActcttcagaaaaaaatgcatacattgtACTtcttggccattttgactggaaattaaacaaatgaagagtGGACCgtgttgcacagtactgtactatgCTGAATTATCATAACTGATCATAATGCAATGCATTCAACGTATAGGcacttctaaaaaaaaatctccacagTGCTCCTTGCAATTTTACATTACTAACAACATCAACTATTCAAATTTTATAGAGTACCAACAATAACCCCAGTTTACACCCACTCTTTGcaatgctggaccttgcggggcTCTCTGTACCGATGCTCTGTATACAGAGCCAGCTGAGAGGAGATCAGTGCCTGCATGCAGCTGCATTAAAGGACTATTTTTACCATTTCACAGCAGAGTCTGGTCACTACACACAGTAATTATACACACACTGCCTACGCCACGTCAGGCCCACACAGGGAGGAACTGAGAGGATTACTGCGGGCTTCTCTGGGTCTCAGCCTTGTGTAAAAGCTAGCCTGAACATGGAAAATCGAAGAGAACATTTGAGACGTATGCAACGTCTCCACTGACCTGACATTCATGAGAAGCCAGGTTTCTGTGCGCTTGTGGGCAGAATTGAAACCCTTGTTACCTTTTGAGACTTGCATTCAAGGGGCTCAATTGGGGACAGGATGTGGCTCACTAGCATGAAACATAACTACATCGATTGTCCATTTTGAGCTCTATATGAGCTGCATTCCTCTAGCAGGGTAACTTCTGAAATTCTAATTTTATATACCATCCTATAAGCAAACACAGTGTCTTCACCAGCTAAGCAGACACAGCATTTCATAGCATCAGATGTCTAAGTAAGCAGTGGAAATGAACTTGCCTGTTGTAGCCATTAAGGGAGAATGCCCCTTGGGGTGCAGCAGAAGTACTTGTCTTGAAATAGTAGATGCAGCCTTTGTGGATTATAATGTAGCGTAGAGGCCCTGTGGGATTGGCATTGAAATCAAATATATTTCAGGATTTTCAAAACCAAGCTGTCAATCATAGCTAAAAACAGGTTCCAGAACTGCCAGCACTACTTTACATTCTTTTTGGTGGTGCCAAAAAAACAGATGTATGGTGATAGCTTTCATTTTCATGGTACTCACATTTCATTAAGCTGAATTGGCTGCCCCCCTTCTTGTGTAGGTACCCAGACATGGAGACCCCTCCAGGCATGGTCAGAAGATTCTGAGCTCCAATAGCCCTCATGGGGACGGGCCAGGAGATCTGTGCAGTGGCCATATTTCTACAACAGAGAAGAAAGATTTCTCATCAACACAAAATGTCGAAAAGACAAATGCATTCCACGGCCTCTTTCCGCAGTCCCCCTAGCAGCCGTTCCACCAACTGAATGAAAAAAGACTTGGATGCTTTGAATTAATGcagtcaaataaaaatgaaatcagattaactaggacaaagttggctctctctgtgtgagaagctgttgagctgctagcgagaaATTAGGGTTTAAGGGGAGACATGAGAACCTCCTGCTGTAAAAACTCACATCCCTCACATCTGTTGTATCTTGGCACAGATGGCCGTGCGAAGATGCAACAGATGATAACAGAGCTGCGACTTTCTTTATACCTAAGGTTGTGTACTGTCCTATGAAAATTTGAGTTGCTTGATCACTTATGATGATGCATCTATTGAAATATAAtccatcaacattactgaaaaaaatgcatagGTGCAAACTGCATAATAACACCTATAGCAAAGGGAAAATGCACTTAACggctactgtgaaaagggaCTAACTGAAAAATATTAAGAGTTCAAAGCTAACTATGCAACGccccagaaagaaacacacaaagagTCGTTTACAGAACATGGGGCAGGAAACAgcaagaacaaagaaaaaaaaacatattgaaaGGCCTACTTTATCTTTCAGAAGTGCACTAGTTGGAAAAATACAGTTTAGAAAgctcaacttcagttttggccTGAAACTTCACACCATCTCCACTCAACTCCACAGCAAGTTCAGTCGTTACTCTAGTGAGAAAAGattgcatctccaaaacagcagcagaaagaagaaagtagaagaaagaaaacttttaaCTTGAACATTTTATTGCAAGTAATTATAGACCATTGAATATGAAAtgtccacatttttaaaatgacaaacaagGTTCTGAtaggaaaaaaatcaagcaaCAACTCTTGGATGGAATCAAAACTCAAGGTCCATGTAGTAGACTCCTCCAATGCTCTCCTTTAACTCTCACCACTCATCTCTCTAAAAAttagtcctctctctctctctctctctctctctctctctctctctctctctcaggctgcgCTTACCTCTTACTCATCCGCCTTCTTATGGTTTTTACTGCCATGCTCTCACTGAACATGCTGGCAGCGGAGCTTAGAGCTGGGAGGAGATCCATACAAGACTGAGGAGCTTCTCACCTCAGCCCTAATAAAGCCAGCCTGACTAGCCCAAACCCTTCAGCCAAACCTTCACCCTGGACCGGACAAAGCCAAGACAGGAAAAGCAGGAAACAGCACGTTTCCCGTGGAATGTGCGATCCCCTCCTGAGCTCTTGATCGTGCTACGGGTCACAGATTTCCAGCAGAGTTTGCTGTTTCAAGCTCACTGTGTGACAGCTGGTGCCCGAGAGCCAGGCTGTAGATGCACACCAAGACTTATGAAGTAGTGAaacatggggaaaaaataaaaaggtctgtctgatgtctgaatcTGATTTCTCCTAAATTGCTCTGAAAACTTGCTGGGTGGAGCTGAAAGATTATCTAGTGCCATGGGACAGCTGAAACTGAGGGCTCAGCCCAAAGAATGGAGAATGGAAATGTAGCATGAAAGATACACAACATTACCCAAAGGTCAGGAGGTAATCTGACAAATGGGCCAAAAGAGGGAATGTCCTCAAGAATGCGGGAATGTTGACTGAATCGTAGAGATGCCAGAGAAGACTTTTTGCTCCAGCTCGCACAGCACAATCTGATGCTATCTTTAGATGCTAAAATTGGTGTGGTATGGTGTGGTTCTGACACGTCAACAGGTCTTTTACTGACCCTCTGATGGCCTTCACTTCAAGGCACTTGAAAGGACAAACAAGAGGCCTTTATCTCTGAGGCTTCTTTTGAACTTGTTTTAGTTTCCACTAGGGAGCACTAACCCGAGCGGAAAACACGCTCTCAGCCTCAATATTTGCATCAGAGGCTGTCTTCCTTTCCCCAAGAATGTTGCGTAGGtgaaaaaaggttaaaataaGACAGCACACCTACGAAATGACAGTGAGGTGTTGAGGTGTGAAATGCGAGATTAGCTACAAGAGCTGGAAATCATAACAAAATATTCAgttcaattaatttttttacttaatatatacacaatgaATCTCAAGCAACTGCAGTATCTTGCACAGTGGACACAAAACCAACCGGCTTTTGAAATCAACCAGCTTACCTGACGGTACAAATTGCTAAGTGGGTTCATATTCTGCATGCTTACATATTTATGCAccaaaatagtaataatacatTTGACATGCCCATTTTACAACCTCTATGTGTCCCAGAATTAAGCAAGCTGCTTTTaatactgtgcctttaaaaatgatgtatgtaaataaactctgtTGGCTATTAACTATCCTGTAttatgcttcattcaaaaatcaGAAATACATCTTATTACTTCAGTTTGACTGAGTTTAGTTAAACTGTTATAGATGGAGGAGAAGActatattaaaatgtgttttaatgacatcacaaaccatgaattcaaaatgagcttaTGCAGCTTAGCTTCTATATTTACACTCTGAAACTTTGTGagaaagtgtttgtttttgtttatctgtttttgttacttttaatgCTGATATACGCAAAagagctcttttctgattgtCTGTCTCATctgaaaaagcagtccaggcaaAAATGCTCCTAATAACTTCAGCCTGAATAGGCAGGGCTAACCTGCTGCAGGGAGATTTAAGCAAATACTATGgattctgtgacatcacaaaaatcaaTGCGGATTATCTCCCATATACGGACAGGAAAGTGAATTATGTATTGaattttttaaccccttaaatggccagggcccaccagtggGCACAaatatttattacacacttctataacctaagaatatctCAGCCAGCGCTATTAAGGTGTTAATAGTGTTTTCCAGTTTGGTTTAATAGCAGTAGCTCACCATTCACTTTTTTTGCACCTGAGCCAGTTTTTACAAAACCACAGTTCATGTATCATTTAGTTCACTGCAACTGGTGAAGTAGATTATTTAACATGTAGAACGCAGATGAAATTAGTTAAACAGCGGTTAGACAAACAACATAATCTGAACCTCAGATCTCTCTGTGTGCTGAAGCTGAGATATTAACCAGGGGAAGAGGGTTCACAGAAACCGGTTTAAACAGGGAGGCTGGCAAGCATGCCAGTTTCATTCAGCAAACTTCCTGATGTGGCTTTCCTCAAGATAACCCAGGGGTTTGGTTAACATAGGCCAACTCTCTGAGGTCCTCAACAGGACGCAAACAAAAAGTGTTGTGAATGGCCCAGACTGCACCAAGACCTAAAGGAAGGTGTCACTGATCAAAATCTCTTTCCAGGCTGATTTATGCAGCATGACATTTCATAGAATTATAGACGTCATACTTTTACAGCCACAGTTTCCCCAAGACTAACAGTATATCACAGCTCACTGGCAGTTCAGGGCTTACCACAAAGAGAAAAACGTTTGCACACATACCAAAGGCAGTGACCAATGTTCTAACTGTCCTTGCAAggacactctggccaaaatgaaaaatgtatccaTTGCTGCATTTGTTGTAAACAAACCTATTTGCCTCATATCCATGCCAAATGTGAGATTTCCTGACATTTAAAGACAGGAAAACCCCTTTATGACAATGTCTCGAAGGTGGAAGCAAATTTTAAAAGACTACAAGTGCTCTGGGGTGGATACTTTTGGGCAGGCTCTTTTATTTTGCTAGATCAGTAGCTATCAGTCAGGATTCGTTGAGAGCCGTATGCCATATCTCTGTAACACATGCTGCACTTCAGAATactacataacataacataacataacataacataacataacataacataacataaaacaacataacataaaacataacatattaAGTGCcagttattttaataattaatttaatttatttatttaataatgaatCATAATATGTTAATTACCTATGTCAAGCATGTAAATTGAGCTGTTAAAACCTTCGTTATTAGGATTTTATgtaagtttacatttacattataggcctcattgctcaattcctatttttttttgGCTCAGATCCAATCTATCTAACCTGATGGTTCACATTAGTGAAGGTAAGTGATTTAAAGCCATTATTAATGAATGTAATGAATACGCATCCTGATCACAGTGCAGATCCTGATCAACGACATTGCATGAATGAATAACAAAATAACCAGCAGAACAGGCCCTTCTTGCGAAGATATTGTGCCGCAAAAGGCTCTCAGCTGTTCGTTCTTAGAGTAagacaaaagcaaaaaatggtctgatgtttttgcagtgtttattGGCTCTAACTTCAGGTTAGATGCTGCTGCCACAATAACACTgaatggtaaaaaaaacatgaattctgATTTGTTTATTCATATCAAGTTCCCATAGCCACAAATTAACcaaggaccacatatgaaagtggctcagatctgGTATgcaaagatcagatttgtgtgccCACACAGCTCAGAAAACATCCAATtggtgccacttcagcctggtaatgtaaATGAAGCCTAAAAGACCATGTGGTTTGAATACTTAGTACTTACATTCTAAGAGCCTGGACCAGTCACACAGACTTTTTGATCCATTTCTAGTTCCAGGCACCCAGTGTTTCAGAGTCACCATAGCCCAGCACCACTACTGGGTCTAAACAGACCAAAACAACAGTCCAGATCCAGTAAGACTTAAACACTAACAGAACAACAGACAGTTCCTCTATTAGACCGTACTCTACTTTTTATTGTTGCACAACCTAACGAAATGAAGCTTCATGGGAGTGACCAGGCAGATGATGTTATCAAGCCACACTGTTTGTGGTTTCATCAGAGGTCTAACACGTTTTTCTCTCACAGTAATGCTGTAGTTTAGTTTacgaaaaaaaaacagtagtaaccAAGGAACTCTGTGATGCCTGCTGACAAAAGTTTGCATAAGAAAGACGTATGAAGTTATGATCACGAGCCACCTTATAATCTCTTTGAACACTGTACTAGCATCATTGACCACCTTCATCATTTTtcaatttctgaccacagtATTGCTGTTGCTAAATTATTCTTTGGGCGACAGACTTGTCACCACAGCAGTTTTATAATAGCTCATGTACAATTCTATCTGGCGCAAATGGTGAGCTACAGCGGTTAAAGGGCAAATACTACAATCAAATTTCTGAAAGCTTGACATTGTGCGTACACTTACTGCTCACTACTCAGTCCATATGTGACAACTAACCTTCAAAACCAGCTTTATAAtgattgtgacatcacaaccatgaccATTTACACAGGACTACCAATTTAGCCTATAGCAACTGAGCCCGTCCATTCACGCCAAAGTGTTCGGCACTGTTACTGTATGCATTGCTATTTTCAGTCCATATAGTCCATTAATTGAAACAAACTcaaaaaaatcatacaatttAAGTAgcattttttgtgatgtcacaaaatccagTGTGCTGTGTAAAATTCGTCaaccatcatttatttattcaatttccattcaaaaacGGCACAAATAATTTATCAGGAGACATTCTAAGGagattagatttaagataaaCCATCTGCAAAATGCAAGACAAAGTCAAAAAGACAACTaatgaaaaaagttttcaaatgtggaaaaaaatgaaaggctCTGATAAAATGTGCCTACTAACAACCACAAAACACTTGCTAGACCACTGCCATTAGTTACCATGAGATAAATTAGAGCATATTTCAGTTTATAGAACAGAGAACACTGGGGTGGGATGGCAGCACAGCGTAGACTGTAAAATGTCAACATAAAAGCAAACTCAAAACTCTGACATTTTAGGTAATCTTAGCCCGGCACATTTTTTAAGTCCTATGAAAAGAATGTGTCTTAGGAAAAGATGACATACGATCACAtcccagataaacagcacttaaacctttcatctctgagagagagaggagaaaataaagctttaaatctgaaaaaatccacagctgtttctgtccatccttccactgtgagaagacagttTAACACTATGGGCCTGAAAGGATGTACAGCTGTCAATGAGCCgctactgagaaaatgaaaaacatacaaaaaaagtaGAAATCTGAAAGTGGGC
The DNA window shown above is from Pygocentrus nattereri isolate fPygNat1 chromosome 18, fPygNat1.pri, whole genome shotgun sequence and carries:
- the sh3bp2 gene encoding SH3 domain-binding protein 2 isoform X1, whose amino-acid sequence is MDLLPALSSAASMFSESMAVKTIRRRMSKRNMATAQISWPVPMRAIGAQNLLTMPGGVSMSGYLHKKGGSQFSLMKWPLRYIIIHKGCIYYFKTSTSAAPQGAFSLNGYNRVMRAAEETTSSNVFPFKIVHFSKRHRTWYFSAASEDERRKWMRHLRKEIDHYNDKKDYLDASESESDAESFYGPIESPLEVTSVPDHHEDDEISQDEDSDDEDYLKPDGSPGRSTVPPPSYPPPPVPHQDRDVCTPNSHRKGPPPPLPPPPNKTPPCPYPKKFPVIVPGPSMHLDSINKGPPPLPPNPSHSPKQFLNRATGGSLNPSLPAPPPAILKKSISTLPACDKKPASSVVIKVPSTLPICHDLEKKVVLNTGEKPRLLSMHNLSQGSKSAEERKPNSSTTTANKSPLMIPKPPPPGIKPKSIRPSLQRSSPDGQSFRSSVEENPLKRRVKLQNGNEDSDDDDYENVQLPDSVFVDTTETTMVEKLFKEAASSPQDGLYCIRNSGTKTSKVLVVWDVSLNKARNYRVFEEDSTVFLEADMTFPSLAALVEHYYSHPLPNHGSLCLQQPYGYTPPR